From Fundulus heteroclitus isolate FHET01 unplaced genomic scaffold, MU-UCD_Fhet_4.1 scaffold_42, whole genome shotgun sequence, one genomic window encodes:
- the LOC105916027 gene encoding zinc finger protein 622 isoform X1: protein MASYTCISCRVSFTDGEVQRAHYKTDWHRYNLKRKVADMPPVTAENFQERVLAQRTAAERQLADAGAAESCAACSKRFSSANAYQNHLRSHRHQQAERQAALAAQRKVEKMNEKNLEKGVCDEKEDNDAKNEALQQALRQQQRPGPAKAAKVQTPLGEGKVEKPPRVVWLEEQVKRRRGEDGGAAAAEEDWEDVDEEEEDYMEDDDEEEEEMMDEEEEGGPPGASVSQPPPLPGSLPVTDCLFCPHHSRSLLKNVAHMTTVHSFFIPDVEFLVDLRGLIRYLGEKVGAGNVCLWCNEKGRSFYSTEAVQRHMTDKSHCKLFTDGDAALEFADFYDFRSSYPDRKEGEDEGMDDDELPDDKNLGYDDETMELTLPSGAKIGHRSLMRYYKQRFGLQRAVVLSHSSNAVGRVLRQYKALGWAGDAGCGSVHQRQKDMQYVQRMKSKWMLKTGMSNNTTKQKHFRAQVMF, encoded by the exons ATGGCGTCCTACACCTGCATCAGCTGCCGGGTGTCCTTCACGGACGGCGAGGTGCAGCGAGCGCACTACAAGACCGACTGGCACCGCTACAACCTGAAGCGCAAGGTGGCCGACATGCCGCCCGTCACCGCCGAGAACTTCCAGGAGCGCGTCCTGGCCCAGCGCACCGCCGCCGAGCGCCAGCTGGCGGACGCCGGCGCCGCCGAGAGCTGCGCCGCCTGCAGCAAGAGGTTCTCCAGCGCCAACGCCTACCAGAACCACCTGCGGTCCCACCGGCACCAGCAGGCCGAGAGGCAGGCGGCGCTGGCGGCTCAGAGGAAGGTGGAGAAGATGAACGAGAAGAACCTGGAGAAGGGCGTCTGCGACGAGAAGGAGGACAACGACGCCAAGAACGAGGCTCTGCAGCAGGCGCTGAGGCAGCAGCAGAGGCCCGGCCCGGCCAAGGCGGCCAAGGTCCAGACGCCACTGGGCGAAGGCAAGGTGGAGAAGCCGCCCCGCGTGGTGTGGCTGGAGGAGCAGGTGAAGCGGCGCCGGGGAGAAGATGGAGGGGCAGCGGCGGCAGAAG AAGACTGGGAGGATGtcgatgaggaggaggaggattacatggaagatgatgatgaggaggaggaggagatgatggatgaggaggaggaaggcggCCCGCCGGGTGCGTCCGTCTCCCAGCCGCCCCCCCTCCCAGGCTCCCTCCCCGTCACGGACTGCCTCTTCTGCCCCCACCACTCCAGGTCGCTCCTGAAGAACGTCGCCCACATGACCACCGTCCACAGCTTCTTCATCCCCGACGTGGAGTTCCTGGTCGACCTCAGGGGCCTCATCAGATACCTCG GAGAAAAGGTCGGCGCCGGGAACGTGTGTCTGTGGTGCAACGAGAAGGGCCGCTCGTTCTACTCGACGGAAGCCGTGCAGCGCCACATGACGGACAAAAGCCACTGCAAGCTCTTCACAGACGGAGACGCCGCGCTGGAGTTCGCCGACTTCTATGACTTCAG GAGCAGTTACCCCGACAGGAAGGAGGGAGAGGATGAAGGGATGGACGACGACGAGCTGCCGGATGATAAGAACCTGGGATATGACGATGAGACCATGGAGCTGACTCTCCCTTCAG GAGCAAAGATCGGCCACCGCTCCCTCATGAGGTACTACAAGCAGCGGTTTGGCCTCCAGCGGGCCGTGGTTCTGAGCCACAGCAGTAACGCCGTCGGCAGAGTCCTCCGGCAGTACAAAGCCCTCGGCTGGGCCGGAGACGCAG GCTGCGGCTCCGTCCATCAGAGACAGAAGGACATGCAGTACGTCCAGAGGATGAAGTCCAAGTGGATGCTGAAGACGGGGATGAGCAACAACACCACCAAGCAGAAGCACTTCAGAGCCCAGGTCATGTTCTAG
- the LOC105916027 gene encoding zinc finger protein 622 isoform X2, which produces MASYTCISCRVSFTDGEVQRAHYKTDWHRYNLKRKVADMPPVTAENFQERVLAQRTAAERQLADAGAAESCAACSKRFSSANAYQNHLRSHRHQQAERQAALAAQRKVEKMNEKNLEKGVCDEKEDNDAKNEALQQALRQQQRPGPAKAAKVQTPLGEGKVEKPPRVVWLEEQVKRRRGEDGGAAAAEDWEDVDEEEEDYMEDDDEEEEEMMDEEEEGGPPGASVSQPPPLPGSLPVTDCLFCPHHSRSLLKNVAHMTTVHSFFIPDVEFLVDLRGLIRYLGEKVGAGNVCLWCNEKGRSFYSTEAVQRHMTDKSHCKLFTDGDAALEFADFYDFRSSYPDRKEGEDEGMDDDELPDDKNLGYDDETMELTLPSGAKIGHRSLMRYYKQRFGLQRAVVLSHSSNAVGRVLRQYKALGWAGDAGCGSVHQRQKDMQYVQRMKSKWMLKTGMSNNTTKQKHFRAQVMF; this is translated from the exons ATGGCGTCCTACACCTGCATCAGCTGCCGGGTGTCCTTCACGGACGGCGAGGTGCAGCGAGCGCACTACAAGACCGACTGGCACCGCTACAACCTGAAGCGCAAGGTGGCCGACATGCCGCCCGTCACCGCCGAGAACTTCCAGGAGCGCGTCCTGGCCCAGCGCACCGCCGCCGAGCGCCAGCTGGCGGACGCCGGCGCCGCCGAGAGCTGCGCCGCCTGCAGCAAGAGGTTCTCCAGCGCCAACGCCTACCAGAACCACCTGCGGTCCCACCGGCACCAGCAGGCCGAGAGGCAGGCGGCGCTGGCGGCTCAGAGGAAGGTGGAGAAGATGAACGAGAAGAACCTGGAGAAGGGCGTCTGCGACGAGAAGGAGGACAACGACGCCAAGAACGAGGCTCTGCAGCAGGCGCTGAGGCAGCAGCAGAGGCCCGGCCCGGCCAAGGCGGCCAAGGTCCAGACGCCACTGGGCGAAGGCAAGGTGGAGAAGCCGCCCCGCGTGGTGTGGCTGGAGGAGCAGGTGAAGCGGCGCCGGGGAGAAGATGGAGGGGCAGCGGCGGCAGAAG ACTGGGAGGATGtcgatgaggaggaggaggattacatggaagatgatgatgaggaggaggaggagatgatggatgaggaggaggaaggcggCCCGCCGGGTGCGTCCGTCTCCCAGCCGCCCCCCCTCCCAGGCTCCCTCCCCGTCACGGACTGCCTCTTCTGCCCCCACCACTCCAGGTCGCTCCTGAAGAACGTCGCCCACATGACCACCGTCCACAGCTTCTTCATCCCCGACGTGGAGTTCCTGGTCGACCTCAGGGGCCTCATCAGATACCTCG GAGAAAAGGTCGGCGCCGGGAACGTGTGTCTGTGGTGCAACGAGAAGGGCCGCTCGTTCTACTCGACGGAAGCCGTGCAGCGCCACATGACGGACAAAAGCCACTGCAAGCTCTTCACAGACGGAGACGCCGCGCTGGAGTTCGCCGACTTCTATGACTTCAG GAGCAGTTACCCCGACAGGAAGGAGGGAGAGGATGAAGGGATGGACGACGACGAGCTGCCGGATGATAAGAACCTGGGATATGACGATGAGACCATGGAGCTGACTCTCCCTTCAG GAGCAAAGATCGGCCACCGCTCCCTCATGAGGTACTACAAGCAGCGGTTTGGCCTCCAGCGGGCCGTGGTTCTGAGCCACAGCAGTAACGCCGTCGGCAGAGTCCTCCGGCAGTACAAAGCCCTCGGCTGGGCCGGAGACGCAG GCTGCGGCTCCGTCCATCAGAGACAGAAGGACATGCAGTACGTCCAGAGGATGAAGTCCAAGTGGATGCTGAAGACGGGGATGAGCAACAACACCACCAAGCAGAAGCACTTCAGAGCCCAGGTCATGTTCTAG